The proteins below come from a single Cinclus cinclus chromosome 23, bCinCin1.1, whole genome shotgun sequence genomic window:
- the C1QB gene encoding complement C1q subcomponent subunit B, which yields MGTLWAMLICLAGGQLASATLCRTYGTIPGIPGLPGQPGSDGRDGENGPKGEQGPPGQGGAERGEKGDPGPLGPPGKVGPIGEPGPVGMRGDWGMPGPMGEPGDYKVTFTSAFSAARSISSYPRRDQPIRFDRVITNENGHYENRYGRFTCRVPGTYYFTYHVTSRGNLCLNIKKGRVSSRGDKVVTFCDFVHSSFQVTTGGVVLKMAMNESVWLEPTEKNSLVGLEGSDSIFSGFLIFPEA from the exons ATGGGGACCCTGTGGGCCATGCTGATCTGCCTGGCTGGAGGGCAGCTTGCCAGTGCCACACTCTGCAGGACCTATGGCACCATCCCAGGCATCCCAGGATTACCAGGACAGCCTGGCAgtgatggcagggatggagagaatGGCCCAAAGGGTGAACAAG GACCCCCTGGCCAGGGTGGagcagagagaggggagaagggagacCCAGGACCACTGGGACCACCTGGGAAGGTCGGTCCCATTGGCGAGCCAGGTCCGGTGGGCATGCGAGGGGACTGGGGAATGCCTGGCCCCATGGGAGAACCTGGTGACTACAAGGTCACCTTCACATCAGCGTTCTCGGCTGCCAGGAGCATCAGCTCCTACCCCCGCCGGGATCAGCCCATCCGCTTCGACCGCGTCATCACCAACGAGAACGGGCACTACGAGAACCGCTACGGCCGCTTCACCTGCCGCGTGCCCGGCACCTACTACTTCACCTACCACGTCACCTCCCGGGGCAACCTGTGCCTCAACATCAAAAAGGGCCGAGTTTCCAGCAGGGGTGACAAGGTGGTGACCTTCTGTGACTTTGTGCACAGCAGTTTCCAGGTCACCACGGGCGGTGTGGTCCTCAAGATGGCCATGAACGAGTCTGTCTGGCTGGAGCCAACGGAGAAGAACTCCTTGGTGGGGCTGGAAGGGTCTGACAGCATCTTCTCCGGCTTCCTCATCTTCCCTGAGGCTTAG
- the C1QC gene encoding complement C1q subcomponent subunit C isoform X1, with protein sequence MLENTKMEKIFWVQFYLALTLLFLNLGSAVAVENPPSCYGTPGLPGMPGLPGRDGRDGLKGAKGEPGIPASTQLGPKGMKGEPGPPGYQGKPGPIGVPGAMGSPGVPGDAGPPGLPGSFKQKQQSAFSVTRQTSQYPLKNVPVVFNHVITNTNHDYDTTTGKFTCRLPGVYYFVFHSSHTANLCVILHKNQRKMASFCDHKTNSMQVSSGGTLLHLAAADEVWLGVNDYNAMVGIANSDSIFSGFLLFPD encoded by the exons atgctAGAGAACACCAAAATGGAGAAGATATTCTGGGTGCAGTTCTATCTGGCcctcaccctcctcttcctgaacctgggctctgctgtggctgtaGAAAACCCTCCCAGCTGCTATGGAACTCCAGGGCTGCCAGGCATGCCAGGTCTGCCAGGCAGGGATGGCCGGGATGGGCTGAAGGGAGCCAAAGGGGAGCCAG GTATCCCAGCTTCTACACAGCTGGGGCCCAAGGGCATGAAAGGGGAACCAGGCCCCCCCGGCTATCAAGGCAAGCCTGGCCCTATTGGGGTCCCTGGAGCAATGGGAAGCCCTGGGGTTCCAGGTGATGCTGGACCCCCAGGACTGCCAGGCAGCTtcaagcagaagcagcagtcaGCATTCTCAGTGACGAGGCAGACCAGCCAGTACCCCTTGAAGAACGTCCCCGTGGTTTTTAACCATGTCATCACCAACACCAACCACGACTACGACACCACCACGGGCAAGTTCACCTGCAGGCTCCCTGGGGTCTACTACTTCGTCTTCCACAGCTCCCACACAGCCAACCTCTGTGTCATCCTGCACAAAAACCAGAGGAAGATGGCCAGCTTCTGCGACCACAAGACCAACAGCATGCAGGTCAGCTCGGGGGGGACGCTGCTGCACCTGGCTGCTGCGGACGAGGTCTGGCTGGGAGTCAATGACTACAATGCCATGGTGGGCATTGCCAACTCTGACAGCATCTTCTCAgggttcctgctcttcccagacTAG
- the C1QA gene encoding LOW QUALITY PROTEIN: complement C1q subcomponent subunit A (The sequence of the model RefSeq protein was modified relative to this genomic sequence to represent the inferred CDS: deleted 2 bases in 1 codon), translated as MQVHPSHPLPLPPYCQRRASRKQSCCSHCSVFSLHQGGRMQLGFLLAASTLAAVLGMALLEEGVCKAPDGKNGSPGVPGRDGRPGQKGDTGEPGRAAPSTGTKGAKGDAGEPGFPGPPGVWGPPGNPGPRGMPGLPGPPGEKGIAGDVLEHPRPAFSASRLSPPRTGTTVVFDRIITNQENSYSPQTGKFTCSIPGLYYFTFQVVSTGDLCLSITKNGQRVVGFCDNNSHGILQVNSGSSVLSLAVGDQVSLSTAQGSSIYSGSEVDSVFSGFLVSPEMA; from the exons ATGCAAGTTCATCCTTCCCACCCCTTGCCTCTTCCTCCCTACTGCCAGAGAAGAGCttccagaaaacagagctgctgctcacactgCTCTGTCTTCAGC TTGCACCAAG GAGGCAGGATGCAACTTGGATTcttgctggcagccagcaccctggcagcagtgctgggcatgGCCCTGCTGGAGGAGGGAGTGTGTAAGGCACCGGATGGCAAGAATGGTTCCCCCGGAGTCCCTGGCCGTGATGGGAGGCCAGGGCAGAAGGGTGACACGGGAGAGCCAG GGAGAGCAGCGCCGAGCACGGGCACCAAGGGAGCCAAAGGGGATGCAGGCGAGCCAGGATTTCCTGGCCCCCCAGGCGTGTGGGGCCCACCTGGAAATCCCGGCCCTAGGGGGATGCCAGGGCTGCCAGGCCCACCAGGGGAGAAAGGCATAGCTGGTGATGTTTTGGAGCACCCGCGTCCTGCCTTCTCCGCCTCCAGGCTGTCCCCACCACGCACAGGCACCACGGTGGTGTTTGACAGGATCATCACCAACCAGGAGAACTCCTACAGCCCCCAGACTGGGAAGTTCACCTGCAGCATTCCCGGGCTCTACTACTTCACCTTCCAGGTGGTGTCCACTGGGGACCTGTGTCTGAGCATCACCAAGAACGGGCAGCGCGTGGTCGGCTTCTGCGACAACAACAGCCACGGCATCCTGCAGGTGAACTCGGGCAGCAGCGtgctcagcctggctgtgggtgaccaggtgtccctgagcactgcccagggcagctccatTTACAGCGGCTCCGAGGTCGACAGCGTCTTCAGTGGGTTCCTGGTGTCCCCAGAGATGGCCTGA
- the C1QC gene encoding complement C1q subcomponent subunit C isoform X2, with protein MEKIFWVQFYLALTLLFLNLGSAVAVENPPSCYGTPGLPGMPGLPGRDGRDGLKGAKGEPGIPASTQLGPKGMKGEPGPPGYQGKPGPIGVPGAMGSPGVPGDAGPPGLPGSFKQKQQSAFSVTRQTSQYPLKNVPVVFNHVITNTNHDYDTTTGKFTCRLPGVYYFVFHSSHTANLCVILHKNQRKMASFCDHKTNSMQVSSGGTLLHLAAADEVWLGVNDYNAMVGIANSDSIFSGFLLFPD; from the exons ATGGAGAAGATATTCTGGGTGCAGTTCTATCTGGCcctcaccctcctcttcctgaacctgggctctgctgtggctgtaGAAAACCCTCCCAGCTGCTATGGAACTCCAGGGCTGCCAGGCATGCCAGGTCTGCCAGGCAGGGATGGCCGGGATGGGCTGAAGGGAGCCAAAGGGGAGCCAG GTATCCCAGCTTCTACACAGCTGGGGCCCAAGGGCATGAAAGGGGAACCAGGCCCCCCCGGCTATCAAGGCAAGCCTGGCCCTATTGGGGTCCCTGGAGCAATGGGAAGCCCTGGGGTTCCAGGTGATGCTGGACCCCCAGGACTGCCAGGCAGCTtcaagcagaagcagcagtcaGCATTCTCAGTGACGAGGCAGACCAGCCAGTACCCCTTGAAGAACGTCCCCGTGGTTTTTAACCATGTCATCACCAACACCAACCACGACTACGACACCACCACGGGCAAGTTCACCTGCAGGCTCCCTGGGGTCTACTACTTCGTCTTCCACAGCTCCCACACAGCCAACCTCTGTGTCATCCTGCACAAAAACCAGAGGAAGATGGCCAGCTTCTGCGACCACAAGACCAACAGCATGCAGGTCAGCTCGGGGGGGACGCTGCTGCACCTGGCTGCTGCGGACGAGGTCTGGCTGGGAGTCAATGACTACAATGCCATGGTGGGCATTGCCAACTCTGACAGCATCTTCTCAgggttcctgctcttcccagacTAG